CCCTCGCCCTCTACCTGATGGAGCGCAAGGACAAATACTACCAGATCAGCTACAAGACCGGCGCCACCAAGCCCGACAGCTGGGTGGACATCGAGGGCGGCATCGGCAACCTCTTCGCCAACGCCAGCCTGCGCCGCACCCTGGGCAACATGCCCTTCTACGTGGACGGCGAGGCCATCCGCACCAGCAAGCAGGGCACCTTCATCGGCCACCACATCATGGTGCCCAAGGAGGGCGTGGCCGTGCACATCAACGCCTTCAACTTCCCCATCTGGGGCATGCTGGAGAAGTGCGCCGTCAACTGGATGGCCGGCGTGCCCGCCGTGGTGAAGCCCGCCACCGTCACCAGCTACCTCACCGAGGCCATGGTGCGCGACATCATCGCCAGCGGCATCCTGCCCGAGGGCGCCCTGCAGCTCATCGTGGGCAGCGCGGGCGACCTGCTGGACCACGTGATGCACCAGGACGTGGTCACCTTCACGGGCAGCGCCAGCACCGGCCGCATGCTCAAGCGCCACGACCGCCTCATCGACGAGAGCGTGCCCTTCAACATGGAGGCCGACAGCCTCAACGCCATCGTGCTCGGCCCCGACGCCGTGCCCGGCACCGAGGAGTACGAGCTCTTCATCAAGGAGGTGGGCCGCGAGATCACCCTGAAGTGCGGGCAGCGCTGCACCGGCGCGCGTCGCATCCTGGTGCCGCAGAACCTCATCGAGGACGTGCAGATCGCCCTGGGCAAGCGCCTGGGCGGCACCGTGATCGGCGACCCGCGCACCGAGGGCGTGCGCATGGGCGCGCTGGCGGGCAAGGCGCAACGCGAAGAAGTGAAGCGCGCGCTGGCCGAGCTGCTCAAGGCCTCGCAGGTGGTGTACGGCGACCCCGACAGCGTGAACGTCACCGGCGCCGATGTGCAGAAGGGCGCCTTCATGAGCCCCATCCTGCTCCTCAACCCCGATCCCTGGAAGAACCAGGTGAGCCACAACGTGGAGGCCTTCGGTCCGGTGAGCACGCTGATGCCCTACACCGATCTCGACGATGCCGTGGCCCTCACCAAGCTCGGCAAGGGCTCGCTGGTGGCCACCATCGCCACGCACAACGATGCCTACGCCCAGCAGTTCGTGTGGGGCGCCGCCAGCCACCACGGCCGCATGCTGGTGCTGAACCGCGACATGGCCAAGGAGAACACCGGCCACGGCTCGCCCCTGGCCACGCTCGTGCACGGCGGCCCCGGCCGCGCGGGCGGCGGCGAGGAGATGGGCGGCAAGCGCGGCGTGCTCCACTACCTGCAGCGCACCGCCATCCAGGGCAGCCCCACCAGCATCACCGCGCTCACCCAGCAGTACCAGCAGAGCGCCACGTACCACATCACCGAAAAGCACCCCTTCCAGCTGCACTTCGAGGAGCTTCAGATCGGCGACACGCTGATCACCGAGAAGCACCTGGTGACGCTGCAGAACATCGAGGACTTCGCCGCGCTCAGCGGCGACAAGTTCTACGCCCACATGGACGCCAACAGCCTCGATGGCACCCCCTTCACCGGCCGCGTGGCGCATGGCTACTTCATCCTCTCGCGGGCGGCGGGGCTGTTCGTGGACCCGCCCAAGGGCCCCGTGCTGCTCAACTACGGCATCGAGGAGTGCCGCTTCCTGAAGCCCGTTTACCCGGGCAGCACCATCCAGGTGAAGTTCACATGCCGCGAGAAGCTGGATCAGGAGAAGCGGCCGAAGACGGAGGATTCTCCGAAAGGCGCGGATGTGGCGCGGGGGATTGTCAAATGGCTGGTGGACGTGGTTGATGAGACGGGCGAGACCGTGGCGCTGGCGACCATTCTTACGATGGTCAAGAAGCTGGATCAGAACTGAGCCATGCGTGTCGCGGCCGGGATAGTTGGCTTCTGCATTTGTTGCACCATCCACGCCCAGCAACCAGCAGTATTGGACACCGTGGGCTTGGAGGCATTCTGGCGCGCGTTCCAGGACGCCGTGGACCATGATCGCCGCGAGGAGGTGCTTGGTATGCTGGATTATCCCGTGCACGAGTCCCTCCTTCACGACTGGCACTTTTCCGTGAACTGTGATACCGGATACTACGCTAGCCACGAGCAGGACCACCTCGATGCTGACATCATCCCTGCGAACGCGATGGTGCGCTACGACTTCCTGTTCACCAAAGAGCTCAAGGCCATGATCGCCCGGACCGACCTGGAGCGGATCGTGAGGGAGGGTTATCGCGGCGGTACCGAGGCCATTACCTACAACTTCTGGGCGAAGCACTATGGGTTCGGCTGTGGAAGCGACATCGCCTTGCACTTCTACTTTCACCGCACGCCTTCTGGATGGCGCCTTTCGATCGCCTCGGTATGAAGTTCCTGGTGGATGTGTTCAATGAGACCGGGGAGATGGTTGCTTTGGCCTCGATCCTCACAATGGTGAAGAAGCTCGACCAGAACTGAAGCGTCCGCGTCATTTGAAACCGCAGTACCTGAAGCTGGCAGCCTACTACCACCTCGCGGGTGGTGTTCTGGGCTGCGTATTGATCATGTCTGCCGTGTTGGGTGACAATACATACGGCAACACTGAGCTGCTCGTGCTCTGTGGCGCGTTCCTGCTATACTCCATCTCGATCTACTGCGGATACCTAGGTTTGAAGGGAAGGGCGCAGCAGTTCCTCCGACTCGCGTTTCCCTATCAATTGGTCCAGGTGGTGATGTTCTCATTCGATCGTGTCCTGGTATATAAGTTCTTCTCCGGACTAGCTTTGGTCATCGGTGTACCACTGAATGATCTACTCGTTGTGCAGTTCAAGATGAACTTGTCTGCTTTCTTCGTCAGCTGGAAGCAACCCACGGATTCCTTTGCTGGTGTAAATCTTGTGGCCATTGCACTCGCCCTTTGGATGGCAACCTACCTGAGCAACGAGAAGAAGCATGCAGTCTCCTAGGCTTGAATACAGTGCAGTTGTGCTCAACTACGGCATCGAGGAGTGCCGCTTCCTGAAGCCGGTGTACCCTGGCAGCACCTGTCACCCCGGGCAAGCCTGCCCCGGTCCACGAACCGGGGACCCGGGGCAGGTGAAGTTCATCCCGGCTCAAGGCCGGGACAGGCTCTGCCGCGAGAAGCTGGATCAGGAGAAGCGGCCGAAGACGGAGGATTCGCCGAAGGGGGCGGATGTGGCGCGGGGAAAAGCCTGCCCCGGGCCGCGACCCGGGGTGAAGTGGCTGGTGGATGTGGTGGATGAGACGGGCGAGACCGTGGCGCTGGCGACGATCTTGCGATCACGGAAGCTGGATCAGAACTAGTCATGGGGAGCGTGCAGCATCGGGATGCTTGGGGCGTGCCCCCGCCTCACCCCGGAGTTTACATCCGGGGGCAGGCGGGGTCGCGCTTTCCGCTGCAAGTCCTCGCCGGTCTCGTACCTCGCCCCGGCTGTGGGCTTTCCGCTGCAATCGCTCACGCGATGCCACTAAATCTAAATTAGCCCAATGATCAAATCATGGCGCATCAAAGGCTTTAAATCAGTTGGCACCCCAACGGATTTGAGTTTCTGACCTCTCACTGTATTTGCCGGTGCTAACAGCTCAGGAAAGAGCACCGTCATCCAAAGTATTCTTCTATCTGCACAGACAGTTCAGAGCCCTGTCTTCCAGAGACCTGTTGTTCTAAACGGACATATGGCTCGACTTGGCGCCTTCACTGATATTTCTAGTAACGCGAAAGAGGAAAGTGTTGTGGAAATCGGATTCAGTATAGAGTTCGACCCCAAGCGACTGATGGGAACTCATCGGCGAGGGCAACATCGTGACTTCCCATGGTGGTTTGGGCGACACGATGTCCCCCTTGCAATTGACTGTGACTTTGGGTTCTCAATGCAAGGTGCCCAGGCTGATAAAGAGGCGCTCCGCCTACAACCTAGACTTGAAACCTCCCACTTGCGCGTTGCCGAGGTTGGTGTGACCGAATCGGTAAGCGAGATTGGCATACGACGTTCGAGCATCTCGCTCGAAGACAGGCTAAAGTCACTTAACTTAAATGCGGGTACAAATTACTCGGGTGATATCTCGTCGCTCGAGTATGAGATTTCGATGTTGGACCCGGACAATGCTCCAACTCATCGAGGCTATCGGCTTGAAAGTCGACGAAATGGAGGAGTCGGCCTATGGCATTTCCTTCCCAGCAGAATGACCGTCTCCTATGATGTGGTGAGAACTGAGATTGAACGCGTTGTTGAACTATTGGAAAGTCTGAACATTCGTGACAACGACCAGCTTTATGCGGGAACGCTGTTACAAGGACAGTTGGCCAACCTGATTGTCAAGGTGCTAAAGGAGTTCGAGGAAAGAGTGACGAAAATTCGCGCTGAGAGCGCCGTTAGAGTTCCCACCTATACAGCTGAACGCGTCAAGGCGCACGTTGCAATGGCCGCTAACGAAGATTTACGCAAAGGGTTTCGTGCACTACTAATGATGCTTCCGCCTGCGCTTAAGGGAGAACTAGGACAATTATTTAGTGAAAAGAAGTCCGATATTCGTGAAGCCGTTCGAGCTGGACGGGAAGCTAGGTACGATCTCACATGGGTAGACATACCTGAGCTCCTTCAACTGGGAATTACGGCGACACAGCGATTCCTTCGCGACGGGGTTATGTATCTCGGTCCATTGCGCGACGAGCCCAAATCGATTTATCCACTTTCAGGAGCACTGGATACAGCAGACGTTGGTTTCAAGGGTGAGCATACGGCAGCCGTTCTTGATATTCATCGTAACACTAATGTCGAAACGATTGACCCAGCACATTTTCTAACAGATGCTGCATTTCAACCACAGATACTGACCAAACCTCTCCTTCCGGCAGTGCTCGAATGGCTTAATTACATGGGTGTCGGAAGCGATTTGAGTACTACTGACCGCGGTAAGCTCGGGCATGAATTGAAAATTGCCACTGCTCCTGGGGTGGCCGTCCATGACCTAACTCAGGTGGGCGTAGGTGTTAGTCAAGTTTTGCCAATTCTAGTGTCCGCGTTGCTAGCTGAGCCGGGTGCCAGTCTTGTATTTGAGCAACCCGAACTTCATCTCCACCCCAAAGTCCAAACCCGTTTGGCCGATTTCTTCGTAGCTCTTACAATGATGGGTAAGCAATGCATTGTTGAGACACATAGCGAGTACCTTATTACACAGCTCCGCTATCGTGCCGTGATTGGGGAAGGTGATTCGGTGTCCAGTTCTTTAAAAATCTTCTTCGTCGAGAAGGAGGATGGCGAGTCACGGTATAGGCCCGTTTCGGTGAACGTTTTCGGAGGTATTCAGGAATGGCCTAAAGGGTTCTTTGATGAGAAGGAGCGGACAGTGTCGGCTATTCTAAAAGCAGCTTCTGAAAAGCGCATTTCGGGAGTACCTAAACCTGAATGAAACGTGCTTTCCATTTTGGTAGATACCGAATTACTGTCATGTCCTAAGAATCCAAGTGAAACTGAGGCGAATGGGTTTGTGGCGTTGTTGAGGAGTCTCGAGGCAGGGGCTCGACATGCCGATATTCGATTGCTAATTAGCAGTCAAGCATGGCACATACTGAATCGAGCGGGTGCGCTCCCACCTTGGGGACCCTCCCCGTTCGACTACTACATGCAAGATGCTGATGTCACCACCATGTGGTGCAGCTTCATAGATCGATGTGCAAAAGTTGAAGAACTCTGTGGAGTGAGTGAATTGATACTAGAGGATGAGAGGGTAGACAAAGATTTCCACCTTAAAAGCCACGATGCGGAGCTAAGACGAAACTACTTCGATCTACTTGCCATATTCGCGCTTCACGGCCTCTCCCAGGGGCGTGGAGTTGCGCAGGTAGTTGTGCTTAGCAGATATTGTACACCTCCTTTGCAAGTATTGTTTTCCGGACAGATTACAATGTCTTGGCCATCCACTGTAGTATCACTACCAGTCAGCGTCTCTGAGACTTTTCCGCACATGGCAGTATTAGGTCAACTTTCCGCTTGCGTGGACCCTACTGAGATGTTGCTTGGTGGAGCTCGGGACTGTGCGCTGCGATGTGCCACAGCCGCCCGATTTGAAGAGAACGGTGATTGGCTTTCCCCAATGCCTCCTTACACCGTACACAAAGCCTTTTGGTCTAGCGTAGAAAACCTCGGGCTCTTCAGCAATAGGCATCTGATAGAGAAGCTAATTCGTGCGTGTGTGGATGCCCTGTTGAATGTGAGATTGGAGAAGGTCCATGCACTCCGAACAGGGTCGGGGGGTGATGATCCAACAAGAGTTCGTCCTTCCGATGGAGCCGAGGCACAGCGCCGGGATGTCGACTATGAGTATCACTTGCATTATTGGAAGAATGGAAGTGCAATTGAGTTTGCCTCTGTTGTGACGCACAATGATTTCAGCATTCCCATTTAACCTGTACTTGGCGCGAAGAGAACCTAGTCTGCTTTCCCCGCTCGCTGAAATCCCCCACAGATGCCGCAAGCAGCCCTATGTGAACTGTCACCTACCGCCTAAAACTAGCTTCGGGCTATCCCTCCACCACCCATGAAAGGCCCCAACTTCCTCAAGTACTGCATCCCGTTGCTTCGCGTCATGAAGAACTTGGGAGGCTCCGGGGCCACCGGGGAGGTGGTGGACGCCGTGATCGCCGACCTGAAGATCCCGGACAGCGAGATGGAACAGCTCATCCCCTCTGGACAGAGCCGCGTGCGCAACCAGATCCAATGGGCACGTTTCTACCTCACCAAGGCCGGGCTGATGGATTCGCCCAAGAGCGGGGTGTGGCGCCTCACTCAGGAGGGCGTGGAAGCCAAGCTCACCGAGGAACAGGTCTACCAGCTCTTCCAGCGCATCCACCAGACCGTGGGAGGTGATGCACAGTCGCGCGCCAAGAAGAAGGCCAAGAAGGGAAAGGAGAACCTGGACAACGACATCGTGGAGGACGAGGCCCACAGCGAGTCGCTGCTGGAGACCCTGAAGGCCCTCACCCCGAAAGGCTTCGAGCGCATCTGCAAGCGGCTGCTCACCGAGATCGGCATCCACGACATCCAGATCACCGGTGGCGCTGGCGACCAGGGCATCGACGGTATCGGCAGGATCCGCCTGAACGACGTGGTGAACTTCAACATCGTATTCCAGTGCAAGCGCTACAAGGAGACCGTCTCTCCAGCCTTGGTCCGCGACTTCCGGGGCAGCATGCAGGGCCGCGCTGAGAAAGGGTTGATCCTCACCACCGGCCGCTTCACGCCCGATGCACAGAAGGAGGCCAACCGGGATGGCGTTCCTCCCATCGAGCTGATCGATGGTGAGCGCCTTGTGAGCCTGTTCGAGAAGTACGAACTGGGTCTGAAGCCGAAGACCGTTTACGAGCTTCAGCCGGAGTTCTTCCGGAGCTTTGAGAGTTAGCGCGTTCGCATTGCCCCTCTACGCGCCACTCGTACTATCGGCCCGAAAGCAGGGGAAGCTTTCACAATCTTCGGCCCTGCGGGGCCAAGGTTCGCTTCACATCCAGCTATCAATGGCCGTACTTCGGGGAAGCCTACATCTCTACCACCGGGAATTGATAGTCCTTTTCGGACTGCGGAGAACAATAAGCCGGGATCGGAGTGGGCGCTTCACCAGTAGTCGGAACGTCTACCGAATGGAGAAGCACCCTTCGTTTCAATGACCTGAATATCGATGGCAATAGGTACTCGCTAAACGCATTAGGCAAAGCGGAAAGCTCAGTGGCCGTTGACAAGAACTGTTGCTCACTCCAAACGCCATCTGCTATTTGGCTACGAAATGGACCCGGCTTGTGAGAAGCTAGCGAGATACCATTCGCGCACAGCTGGCCTGGATTGATGTTCAAACGACGTTTCCCTGACACGCGTGAATAGATGTCCTCCAGGTATTGTGCAATGAGCTTATCCTTCGCCAACCCCCATCCTGGTTCGCGTGCTTGAATCCAAATCAGCCAAGGTCTCAAGCTGCTGCCAGACTCTTGTCGATAACTCTGCGGTGCCAGCCATTGTTCCTGCGCCAGTGTACACTCTCCAACTACGTGGCTGGTTTGCAGTCGCAGTATGAGGTCACCTCGGAGTTTCGCCGACAGTACATCGCTTGCGCCAAGTATCATAAGGAAGCTCGACTCCATTACACGCCTTGTTTTAGCAGCCCACCACCTGTCTTTAAGCCAAGCACTCGGTAGGAAAGATAGATGTATGGTGTGTCGATTATTGCAACCAACACCTTGACTGCCCAAACCCAAAGAATGAACTCCGTAAGCGCCCCAATTCCCTCAAAGCCCGGTGTGCCAGCAAAGGCAATTGTCACAAAGACGACCGTATCGACCAGTTGTGCAATGCCAGTGGCAGAGACGTTTCGCACCCAAAGAAATCTTTCCTTTCCAGTATTCTCCATAATGCGGTGGTAGATGTAGATGTCAAGTAGCTGGCTGATCACATATGCAACAAAGGAGCCAAAGATTATCCGCGGTAGTGTAGCGAACGTCGCTGAGTATATCTCTGTCAGCTTGGGGTCGATTGGCGCATAGAGCATAAAGAGCGTCGTTAAACCAAAGAGCACCTGCCCCATGAATCCAACGAAGACTGCCTGCCTTGCATCCTTGGTTGAATAATGCTCTGAGAGCATATCAGTGATGAGAAAGGTTGCGGCATAAATCGGAATCGCGAAGCTTGTGAACACGCCATAAATGACCACGAAGCTGCTTGCGAAAACGTTCGCGGTAATCAGGTAAATCGGCAACAGAGCTATCAGCCATTCACGCCCGCGTCTTAAGGCTACCAATGGGACTGCAAACGCGACAAGGGTAATAACGAGGAAGTAAAGGGCACTCATGTTCGGATGGCTGGGGTTAAGAGTTCACGAAGGCGTAGCTCGTGCTCGGCAACCAGGTGAGGTGCCATACGAACGAACCAATTGTTCGGCGGTTGACTCCTAAGCTCATATCCGTTCCCGCGTTCTTCGATTCTCGGCGGTGACTGAGCCATGAATCCAATTGTGGGCTTCGATAGGCGCTGATAGAGTGCAACTTGAGGAAGGTATGGCCGATCTAATCTATGCCAGTGCACCTTGGATAGCTGCTCATCTGAAACGCGTTCAGCGGCCAGCCTGCCTCTCACACATTCATAGTACTGGGGATTCGATTGGAAGAAGATGACCTGATTAGCAATTGCAAGCTGCTCCTTAAGCAGCCCAAGCGCATTTGAGCTAGGGACAACGTCTAGTGTTGGCTCGCCAGCGATCCAAACGGTGTGGATATCATGTAGGTAGACATACAAATCACCCC
The DNA window shown above is from Flavobacteriales bacterium and carries:
- a CDS encoding DUF3696 domain-containing protein, whose product is MTVSYDVVRTEIERVVELLESLNIRDNDQLYAGTLLQGQLANLIVKVLKEFEERVTKIRAESAVRVPTYTAERVKAHVAMAANEDLRKGFRALLMMLPPALKGELGQLFSEKKSDIREAVRAGREARYDLTWVDIPELLQLGITATQRFLRDGVMYLGPLRDEPKSIYPLSGALDTADVGFKGEHTAAVLDIHRNTNVETIDPAHFLTDAAFQPQILTKPLLPAVLEWLNYMGVGSDLSTTDRGKLGHELKIATAPGVAVHDLTQVGVGVSQVLPILVSALLAEPGASLVFEQPELHLHPKVQTRLADFFVALTMMGKQCIVETHSEYLITQLRYRAVIGEGDSVSSSLKIFFVEKEDGESRYRPVSVNVFGGIQEWPKGFFDEKERTVSAILKAASEKRISGVPKPE
- the paaZ gene encoding phenylacetic acid degradation bifunctional protein PaaZ, which gives rise to MQLQNYIAGQWIAGSGKQAELIDASTGELIATTSSTGLDFAAMLHYARTVGGPKLRKMTFPERGRMLKALALYLMERKDKYYQISYKTGATKPDSWVDIEGGIGNLFANASLRRTLGNMPFYVDGEAIRTSKQGTFIGHHIMVPKEGVAVHINAFNFPIWGMLEKCAVNWMAGVPAVVKPATVTSYLTEAMVRDIIASGILPEGALQLIVGSAGDLLDHVMHQDVVTFTGSASTGRMLKRHDRLIDESVPFNMEADSLNAIVLGPDAVPGTEEYELFIKEVGREITLKCGQRCTGARRILVPQNLIEDVQIALGKRLGGTVIGDPRTEGVRMGALAGKAQREEVKRALAELLKASQVVYGDPDSVNVTGADVQKGAFMSPILLLNPDPWKNQVSHNVEAFGPVSTLMPYTDLDDAVALTKLGKGSLVATIATHNDAYAQQFVWGAASHHGRMLVLNRDMAKENTGHGSPLATLVHGGPGRAGGGEEMGGKRGVLHYLQRTAIQGSPTSITALTQQYQQSATYHITEKHPFQLHFEELQIGDTLITEKHLVTLQNIEDFAALSGDKFYAHMDANSLDGTPFTGRVAHGYFILSRAAGLFVDPPKGPVLLNYGIEECRFLKPVYPGSTIQVKFTCREKLDQEKRPKTEDSPKGADVARGIVKWLVDVVDETGETVALATILTMVKKLDQN
- a CDS encoding DUF4416 family protein, giving the protein MESSFLMILGASDVLSAKLRGDLILRLQTSHVVGECTLAQEQWLAPQSYRQESGSSLRPWLIWIQAREPGWGLAKDKLIAQYLEDIYSRVSGKRRLNINPGQLCANGISLASHKPGPFRSQIADGVWSEQQFLSTATELSALPNAFSEYLLPSIFRSLKRRVLLHSVDVPTTGEAPTPIPAYCSPQSEKDYQFPVVEM
- a CDS encoding queuosine precursor transporter; translation: MSALYFLVITLVAFAVPLVALRRGREWLIALLPIYLITANVFASSFVVIYGVFTSFAIPIYAATFLITDMLSEHYSTKDARQAVFVGFMGQVLFGLTTLFMLYAPIDPKLTEIYSATFATLPRIIFGSFVAYVISQLLDIYIYHRIMENTGKERFLWVRNVSATGIAQLVDTVVFVTIAFAGTPGFEGIGALTEFILWVWAVKVLVAIIDTPYIYLSYRVLGLKTGGGLLKQGV
- a CDS encoding restriction endonuclease, with the translated sequence MKGPNFLKYCIPLLRVMKNLGGSGATGEVVDAVIADLKIPDSEMEQLIPSGQSRVRNQIQWARFYLTKAGLMDSPKSGVWRLTQEGVEAKLTEEQVYQLFQRIHQTVGGDAQSRAKKKAKKGKENLDNDIVEDEAHSESLLETLKALTPKGFERICKRLLTEIGIHDIQITGGAGDQGIDGIGRIRLNDVVNFNIVFQCKRYKETVSPALVRDFRGSMQGRAEKGLILTTGRFTPDAQKEANRDGVPPIELIDGERLVSLFEKYELGLKPKTVYELQPEFFRSFES